Part of the Pseudarthrobacter sp. L1SW genome, GTAGTCACCGCGCTCCACCAGGGCAACGTCCACGCCCTGCAGCGCGAGGTCCCGGAACGTGCCTACCCCGTTGATCCCGCCTCCCACCACCAGGACTTTCGCGTGCGGACGGCGCCGCAGGTGGTGCACGGAACTGCGCTCTACTCCTGGTTGCCCTGCTCCTGGCTTCGCCGCTGAAGCAAAAGGCTGGACGTTCAAATCCTTGGGTCCCAAAACAACTCCCTTGGGGCTTTGTGTGGCGCGGCCACACATGGGTTGGCCGCCGTTTCATAACTATTCTTTGGAGTAATGGAAAATGGAGTCAAGCACTATGCACAAACGTGCAGAAGGGAGCGGCAATGGACCCCTCACGTCACTCTGACGCACTGCGGGCTGCACAAATGTATTACCTCCAGGACCTCACCATGGACGCCATAGCACGGGAACTGAGGACGTCCCGGTCCACCGTTTCGCGGCTGTTGTCCTCCGCCCGTGAATCCGGCCTGGTCCAGATCCAGATCCGCAATCCCCTGGACACGGGCCCTGAGCTGGAAGGCAGGATCCGCCGCCGGTACGGCGTGGATGTCCACGTTGTCCCGGTCATGGAGATACTCAACGAGGCGGAGACGCTGGACCGCGTGGCCATGCAGGCGGCACGTACCATCGGACCGCTGGTGGACTCCAACGCGATCATCGGAGTGGCCTGGGGATCCACCCTGAGCGCGGTCAGCCGCCACCTCACCCGCAAGATCACCCATGACAGCGTCATCGTGCAGTTGAACGGCGCGGGCAACATGCACACCACCGGCATCACGTATGCCAGCGACATTATGCGGCGGTTCGGAAGTGCCTACGGAGCCAGGGTGGAACAGTTTCCGGTGCCGGCCTTCTTTGACCACGCAGCCACCAAGATTGCCATGTGGAATGAGCGCAGCGTGCAACGGATCCTCGAACTCCAGGCGAAGA contains:
- a CDS encoding sugar-binding transcriptional regulator, with translation MDPSRHSDALRAAQMYYLQDLTMDAIARELRTSRSTVSRLLSSARESGLVQIQIRNPLDTGPELEGRIRRRYGVDVHVVPVMEILNEAETLDRVAMQAARTIGPLVDSNAIIGVAWGSTLSAVSRHLTRKITHDSVIVQLNGAGNMHTTGITYASDIMRRFGSAYGARVEQFPVPAFFDHAATKIAMWNERSVQRILELQAKMSIAIFGVGSVDADYPSHVYAGGYLDEADLNTLATSDVVGDVATVFFRSDGSSDGIVLNERSTGPALAELRQVRRRICVVSGVSKINGLRGALAAGLATDLILDEATARRLVDFEGLATAGG